The proteins below are encoded in one region of Pyxidicoccus trucidator:
- a CDS encoding acyl carrier protein — MTESELEVLAEIRRIAADELEWKGAVEPGHDLIRDMQLDSLGLTVLAVGLENRFRIRLSEEDAQDVRTVADLSKLVSQRAAAARVAEARP, encoded by the coding sequence GTGACTGAGTCCGAACTGGAAGTGCTGGCGGAGATTCGCCGCATCGCCGCTGACGAGCTGGAGTGGAAGGGCGCGGTGGAGCCGGGGCACGACCTCATCCGGGACATGCAGCTGGACAGCCTGGGGCTGACGGTGCTGGCGGTGGGGCTGGAGAACCGCTTCCGCATCCGCCTGTCCGAGGAGGACGCGCAGGACGTGCGCACGGTGGCGGACCTGTCGAAGCTGGTGTCGCAGCGGGCCGCGGCGGCCCGTGTCGCTGAGGCACGCCCGTGA
- a CDS encoding fatty acyl-AMP ligase encodes MKGPALPALKYPTVNASLAATARTTSHGLTFVDAAEREVVVSWAEVYRRARCTAAGLARLGVREGERVALLLPTSPGFMDAYFGTLLAGAVPVPLYPPVRLGRLEEYHRATARMLQVTGAAVVLTDSRVRLLLGPSVERARPRLGCHTVDEVSRGDEELEVPVRPEGLGLIQFSSGSTVDPKPVALTQAALMSQVAALEVAMPLPPGTPPVGVSWLPLYHDMGLIGCVLSALYYPGNLVLIPPEVFLARPALWLRALSRHKGFISPAPNFAYGLCLKRVKDADMEGLDLSYWKHALNGAEPVSSDTLRRFAERFERWGFSARALRPVYGLSEASLAVTFPPEARGPRSLGVDAGVLAHEARVEAGTRELVSVGAPVAGFEVEVRDAVGTVLAEQRVGRVFARGPSLMAGYFGDAEATGRALSADGWLDTGDLGFLADGELYLTGRAKDVVIIRGANHAPQAFEEPLQAVEGVRTGCAVALGFTPEDGQDEALLILAERAGPYVGEEAELEERIRAAVVEATGVRPHTVRLLEPGTLPRTSSGKLRRIEALRRYLAGELAPPKKVGMVGMAVEMAKSAMAMVRAERDT; translated from the coding sequence GTGAAGGGGCCGGCCCTTCCCGCGCTGAAGTACCCGACGGTGAATGCGTCGCTCGCGGCGACGGCGCGCACCACGTCCCATGGCCTCACCTTCGTGGACGCGGCCGAGCGGGAGGTGGTCGTGTCGTGGGCGGAGGTGTACCGCCGCGCGAGGTGCACGGCGGCGGGCCTGGCTCGGCTGGGGGTGCGGGAGGGAGAGCGGGTGGCGCTGCTGCTGCCCACGTCTCCGGGCTTCATGGACGCGTACTTCGGCACGCTGCTGGCGGGAGCGGTGCCGGTGCCGCTGTACCCGCCGGTGCGGCTGGGGCGACTGGAGGAGTACCACCGGGCCACGGCGCGGATGCTCCAGGTGACGGGGGCGGCGGTGGTGCTGACGGACTCGCGCGTGCGGCTGCTGCTGGGGCCGAGCGTGGAGCGGGCCCGTCCGCGCCTGGGCTGTCACACGGTGGATGAGGTGTCGCGCGGCGACGAGGAGCTGGAGGTGCCCGTGCGTCCGGAGGGGCTGGGGCTCATCCAGTTCTCGTCCGGCTCCACGGTGGACCCGAAGCCGGTGGCGCTGACGCAGGCGGCGCTGATGTCGCAGGTGGCGGCGCTGGAGGTGGCCATGCCGCTGCCGCCCGGGACGCCGCCGGTGGGCGTGAGCTGGCTGCCGCTGTACCACGACATGGGGCTCATCGGCTGCGTGCTGTCGGCGCTGTACTACCCGGGCAACCTGGTGCTGATTCCGCCGGAGGTCTTCCTGGCGCGGCCGGCGCTGTGGCTGCGCGCGCTGTCGCGGCACAAGGGCTTCATCTCGCCCGCGCCCAACTTCGCGTATGGCCTGTGCCTGAAGCGGGTGAAGGACGCGGACATGGAGGGCCTGGACCTGTCCTATTGGAAGCACGCGCTCAACGGCGCGGAGCCGGTGTCCTCGGACACGCTGCGCCGCTTCGCCGAGCGCTTCGAGCGGTGGGGCTTCTCCGCGCGGGCGCTGCGTCCGGTGTACGGGCTGTCGGAGGCGTCGCTGGCCGTCACCTTCCCGCCGGAGGCCCGGGGCCCGCGCTCGCTGGGCGTGGACGCCGGGGTGCTGGCCCATGAGGCGCGGGTGGAGGCGGGGACGAGGGAGCTGGTGAGCGTGGGCGCGCCGGTGGCCGGCTTCGAGGTGGAGGTGCGCGACGCGGTGGGCACGGTGCTGGCGGAGCAGCGGGTGGGCCGCGTCTTCGCGCGGGGGCCGTCGCTGATGGCGGGCTACTTCGGTGACGCGGAGGCCACGGGCCGGGCGCTGTCGGCGGACGGCTGGCTGGACACGGGAGACCTGGGCTTCCTGGCGGACGGGGAGCTGTACCTCACGGGGCGGGCGAAGGACGTGGTCATCATCCGCGGGGCCAACCACGCGCCGCAGGCGTTCGAGGAGCCGCTCCAGGCGGTGGAGGGCGTGCGCACGGGCTGCGCGGTGGCGCTGGGCTTCACGCCGGAGGACGGCCAGGACGAGGCGCTGCTCATCCTCGCCGAACGGGCGGGCCCCTACGTCGGCGAGGAGGCGGAGCTGGAGGAGCGCATCCGCGCGGCGGTGGTGGAGGCCACGGGCGTGCGGCCGCACACGGTGAGGCTGCTGGAGCCGGGGACGCTGCCGCGCACGTCGAGCGGCAAGCTGCGCCGAATCGAGGCGCTTCGCCGCTACCTCGCCGGAGAGCTGGCGCCGCCGAAGAAGGTGGGCATGGTGGGCATGGCGGTGGAGATGGCGAAGAGCGCCATGGCCATGGTGAGGGCGGAGCGCGACACGTGA
- a CDS encoding NAD(P)/FAD-dependent oxidoreductase — protein sequence MKRYDVAVVGGGPAGLAVAITTTARGLSTVVLERATVPADKACGEGLMPPALAVLDRLGALALLDRRETSPFVGIRYVQEDGTTVEGLLPGAGGLGVRRVALASALVARARAVGVELRERTQVLAHRRAGEGMTLETAEGPVEARMLVAADGLGSPLRRAEGLEVESTGARRFGLRRHFQVEPWTPYVEVHFADGVEAYVTPAGARRVGLAFLWEDGVVEGRVGFETMLARFPRLSERLAGVEPDSQVRGAGPLARVARARIADRFALVGDAAGYVDALTGEGLSLALACAESLGTLLPDALAKGATKDTLRPYEASFQRVFRKYAWTTRALLMLARRPRLRRPVVRLLAKTPWLFERILHAVVA from the coding sequence GTGAAGCGGTACGACGTCGCCGTGGTGGGCGGAGGTCCCGCCGGGCTGGCCGTGGCCATCACCACCACCGCGCGCGGACTGAGCACGGTGGTGCTGGAGCGGGCGACGGTGCCCGCCGACAAGGCGTGTGGCGAGGGACTCATGCCGCCAGCGCTTGCGGTGTTGGACAGGCTGGGCGCGCTGGCGCTGCTGGACCGCCGGGAGACCTCACCCTTCGTGGGCATCCGCTACGTGCAGGAGGACGGCACCACGGTGGAGGGGCTGCTGCCCGGAGCCGGCGGACTCGGAGTGCGGCGCGTGGCCCTGGCCTCCGCGCTGGTGGCGAGAGCCCGCGCGGTGGGCGTCGAGCTCCGCGAGCGCACGCAGGTGCTGGCACACCGTCGCGCCGGCGAAGGCATGACGCTGGAGACGGCGGAAGGCCCGGTGGAAGCGCGGATGTTGGTGGCGGCGGACGGGCTCGGCTCCCCGCTGCGGCGCGCGGAGGGGCTGGAGGTGGAGTCCACCGGCGCCAGGCGCTTCGGCTTGCGCCGACACTTCCAGGTGGAGCCCTGGACGCCGTACGTGGAGGTGCACTTCGCGGACGGGGTGGAGGCGTACGTGACGCCCGCGGGAGCCCGCCGCGTGGGCCTCGCCTTCCTCTGGGAGGACGGAGTCGTCGAAGGACGCGTGGGCTTCGAGACGATGCTCGCACGCTTCCCCCGACTCTCGGAGCGCCTCGCGGGCGTGGAGCCCGACTCACAGGTGCGAGGGGCAGGGCCCCTGGCGCGAGTGGCCAGGGCGCGAATCGCCGACCGCTTCGCGCTGGTGGGAGACGCGGCGGGCTACGTGGATGCGCTGACGGGGGAGGGGCTCTCCCTGGCCCTCGCCTGCGCGGAGTCCCTGGGCACGCTGCTCCCGGACGCGCTGGCGAAGGGCGCCACGAAGGACACCCTGCGCCCCTATGAAGCCTCCTTCCAGCGCGTGTTCCGCAAGTACGCCTGGACGACGCGCGCACTCCTCATGCTGGCCCGCCGTCCCCGGCTGCGCCGTCCCGTGGTGCGTCTGCTGGCGAAGACGCCCTGGCTCTTCGAGCGCATCCTCCATGCCGTCGTGGCCTGA
- a CDS encoding type III polyketide synthase — protein MHSSAPGQDSSPFIRAVGRALPPHYATQEQLIAAFRELWATRHFNLERLEDLHRAVQVGGRHLALPLDAYSPLVTFQQRNDAWTRAATELSEVVVRQALDQAELTPADVDHVFFVTVTGIATPSIEARVANRVRFRQDFKRTPLFGLGCVAGASGVARAADYLRAFPTHTALVIATELCSLTLQREDLSIPNIIASGLFGDGAACAVLRGAAAPGARGPRVVASRSVFYPDTERVMGWDVVDSGFKVVLSARVPGLVKEHIRGNVDGFLAEHGLTRKDVRHWVAHTGGPKVLKAFEEALELESATLERSWASLREVGNLSSASVLFVLGETLEGAEPRPGDWGVMMAMGPGFCAEMVLLRW, from the coding sequence ATGCACAGCAGCGCACCCGGCCAGGACAGCTCGCCCTTCATCCGTGCGGTAGGTCGTGCCCTTCCTCCCCACTACGCCACGCAGGAGCAGCTCATCGCCGCCTTCCGCGAGCTATGGGCCACGCGGCACTTCAACCTCGAGCGGCTGGAGGACCTGCACCGCGCCGTGCAGGTGGGCGGCCGCCACCTGGCGCTGCCCCTCGACGCCTACTCGCCGCTCGTCACCTTCCAGCAGCGCAACGACGCCTGGACTCGCGCGGCCACGGAGCTGAGCGAGGTGGTGGTGCGCCAGGCGCTGGACCAGGCGGAGCTCACACCGGCGGACGTGGACCATGTCTTCTTCGTCACGGTGACGGGCATCGCCACGCCCAGCATCGAGGCGCGGGTGGCCAACCGCGTGCGCTTCCGCCAGGACTTCAAGCGCACGCCCCTCTTCGGCCTGGGGTGCGTGGCGGGTGCTTCGGGGGTGGCTCGGGCGGCGGACTACCTGCGCGCCTTCCCGACACACACCGCGCTCGTCATCGCCACCGAGCTGTGCTCGCTGACGCTGCAGCGCGAGGACCTGTCCATCCCCAACATCATCGCCTCCGGCCTCTTCGGGGACGGCGCGGCCTGCGCGGTGCTGCGGGGCGCCGCGGCGCCGGGCGCCAGGGGACCGAGGGTGGTGGCCTCGCGCTCGGTCTTCTACCCGGACACCGAGCGGGTGATGGGGTGGGACGTGGTGGACTCGGGCTTCAAGGTGGTGCTGTCCGCCAGGGTGCCCGGGCTGGTGAAGGAGCACATCCGCGGCAACGTGGACGGCTTCCTCGCGGAGCATGGCCTCACCCGCAAGGACGTGCGGCACTGGGTGGCGCACACCGGCGGGCCCAAGGTGCTGAAGGCCTTCGAGGAGGCGCTGGAGCTGGAGTCGGCCACGCTGGAGCGCTCGTGGGCGTCGCTGCGCGAGGTGGGCAACCTCTCCTCCGCGTCGGTGCTCTTCGTGCTGGGCGAGACGCTGGAGGGCGCGGAGCCGCGTCCGGGCGACTGGGGAGTGATGATGGCGATGGGGCCGGGCTTCTGCGCGGAGATGGTGCTCCTGCGATGGTGA
- the glgC gene encoding glucose-1-phosphate adenylyltransferase, with protein MGTRILGMVLAGGQGTRLAPLTQRRSKPAVPFGSKFRIIDFALNNFINSGIYSIYVLTQFKAQSLTEHIQRGWRFGSVLLSDYFITLVPAQMYLYEELGPVWYRGTADAIYQNMHLVENHRPEHMAIFSGDHIYKMNVAHMLELHEAQRADITIAAYPTPLADAHRFGVMQVDERGRVTEFQEKPKDPKAIPGRPDTALASMGNYIFRSKVLAELLEVDAKTEGSQHDFGKDVLPRALRDGYHIQTYDFAKNPIPGQAGPNTYWRDVGTLDAYHEASMDLVSVNPEFDIFNAEWPLRTASEYSPPAKFVHESGERVGRALNSMVAGGCIVSGGVVRESILFRRVRVNSYAKVERSIIFDEVDIGRHAQVKNAIIDKGVRVPPNAKVGFDLEADKARGFTVTESGIVVVPKGYRFE; from the coding sequence ATGGGCACGCGCATTCTCGGGATGGTCCTCGCAGGTGGGCAGGGAACGCGGCTGGCGCCACTCACGCAGCGGCGCTCGAAGCCAGCGGTGCCCTTCGGGTCGAAGTTCCGCATCATCGACTTCGCCCTCAACAACTTCATCAACTCCGGCATCTACTCCATCTACGTCCTGACGCAGTTCAAGGCGCAGTCGCTGACGGAGCACATCCAGCGGGGTTGGCGCTTCGGCTCGGTGCTGTTGTCGGACTACTTCATCACGCTGGTGCCGGCGCAGATGTATCTCTACGAGGAGCTGGGGCCCGTCTGGTACCGGGGCACCGCGGACGCCATCTACCAGAACATGCATCTGGTGGAGAACCACCGCCCCGAGCACATGGCCATCTTCTCCGGCGACCACATCTACAAGATGAACGTGGCGCACATGCTGGAGCTGCACGAGGCGCAGCGCGCGGACATCACCATCGCCGCGTACCCCACGCCGCTGGCGGACGCGCACCGCTTCGGCGTCATGCAGGTGGACGAGCGCGGCCGGGTGACGGAGTTCCAGGAGAAGCCCAAGGACCCCAAGGCGATTCCGGGCCGGCCCGACACGGCGCTGGCCAGCATGGGCAACTACATCTTCCGCAGCAAGGTGCTGGCCGAATTGCTGGAGGTGGACGCGAAGACGGAGGGCTCGCAGCACGACTTCGGCAAGGACGTGCTGCCCCGCGCCCTGCGCGACGGCTACCACATCCAGACGTACGACTTCGCGAAGAACCCCATCCCCGGGCAGGCGGGGCCCAACACGTACTGGCGTGACGTGGGCACGCTCGACGCGTACCACGAGGCGTCCATGGACCTGGTGTCCGTGAACCCCGAGTTCGACATCTTCAACGCCGAGTGGCCGCTGCGCACCGCCAGCGAGTACAGCCCGCCGGCCAAGTTCGTCCACGAGTCGGGCGAGCGGGTGGGCCGCGCGCTCAACTCCATGGTGGCCGGAGGCTGCATCGTCTCCGGCGGCGTGGTGCGCGAGAGCATCCTCTTCCGCCGCGTCCGGGTGAACAGCTACGCGAAGGTGGAGCGCTCCATCATCTTCGACGAGGTGGACATCGGCCGGCACGCCCAGGTGAAGAACGCCATCATCGACAAGGGCGTGCGCGTGCCGCCCAACGCGAAGGTTGGCTTCGACCTGGAGGCCGACAAGGCGCGTGGCTTCACGGTGACGGAGTCCGGCATCGTCGTGGTGCCCAAGGGCTACCGCTTCGAGTGA
- a CDS encoding isoprenylcysteine carboxyl methyltransferase family protein — protein MVTSTQAVFLGFMALLVGERLVELVLSKRNAARAFARGGVETGQAHYRFMVVFHTLFLVACVAEVLVLEPAFPGAWGWAALGGAVVAQGLRYWAIATLGERWNSRIIVVPGLPPVTGGPYRFLRHPNYVAVVLELACVPLIHGAWRTALFFSVGNAALLFVRIRAEEAALGDAYAREFAHRPRFIPEVPRD, from the coding sequence ATGGTGACGTCCACCCAAGCCGTCTTCCTGGGCTTCATGGCGCTGCTGGTGGGGGAGCGCCTGGTGGAGCTGGTGCTCTCCAAGCGCAATGCGGCCCGGGCCTTCGCGCGGGGCGGGGTGGAGACGGGCCAGGCGCACTACCGCTTCATGGTGGTGTTCCACACGCTGTTCCTGGTGGCGTGCGTGGCGGAGGTGCTGGTGCTGGAGCCGGCCTTCCCGGGTGCGTGGGGCTGGGCGGCGCTGGGCGGGGCGGTGGTGGCGCAGGGGCTGCGGTACTGGGCCATCGCCACGCTGGGCGAGCGGTGGAACTCGCGCATCATCGTGGTGCCAGGGCTGCCGCCGGTGACGGGCGGGCCCTACCGCTTCCTGCGTCATCCCAACTACGTGGCCGTGGTGCTGGAGCTGGCGTGTGTGCCGCTCATCCACGGCGCGTGGAGGACGGCGCTCTTCTTCTCGGTGGGCAACGCGGCGCTGCTCTTCGTGCGGATTCGCGCGGAGGAGGCGGCGCTCGGCGACGCGTACGCGCGCGAGTTCGCCCACCGTCCCCGCTTCATCCCGGAGGTGCCCCGTGACTGA